The region GGGTCGAGCGGGTCCGACAAACTGTCGATCCGTTCCTGCACCAGACGCATGATGGAGGGCGCGTCTCGCACAGGCAGGCTGGTTTCGACCCGCAGCGGAAAGGCGAGGCCGTCGGTGCGAAAGAACATTATTTCGAACCGACGGCCGCCTTCGCCACGTTCCCCGAGCCGTTCCCCCGCTTCGGCCGCCATCTTCTCCAGACTTTGAAGCGCATAAGCGGTGCTGCCCATCGGTTCGGCAAAGCGGCGCTCGATCCGGACCGCGGGGCGCGGACGGCGCGGAGCAAGCGGACGGTGGTCCAGGCCCAGCAACCGGTGCAGCGCATCAACCGCTTCCTCACCAAAGCGGGCCCCCAGGGTTGCGGCGGGGCGCGCGGCAAGATCCCCCACCGTGCGCAATCCCGCCCGGCGCAGCCCGACCGCGCTTTCCTCTTCCAATCCCAGCGCCTCTACCGGCAGGCGGCGCAGGGCGGCATCCTCATCGGCGGCAGGGACCGAAGCGAAGCGAACGAGCGCATGCGCGCCCTCCGCCGTACCCGCCAGCGCATGGCGTACGCACATGCCGTGCCGTTCCAGCCGCTCGACCGCCTCGCGCGCCAATGCTTCCTCACCGTTCCACAGATGCGCGCAGCCGCTGATGTCGAGCAACAATCCCTGAGGCGGGTCGAGCGCAGCGATCGGCGTATAGCGCGCGCAGCCGTCACACAGCCGCTCCAGCCAATCCTGATCGGCATGGGGATCGGCCTCGAATATCCGCAGGCCGGGCTCGCGCACTCGGGCATCGGCCAACGTCATACCCGCACTAAGGCCGATCGCCAGCGCATCGGCATCCAGCGCCACCAGCCGCATCGCCCCCCGCACCGTTTCGACGATCACGGCGGGCGCATCCTGCCCTTGCGCCGCCCAGAGATCAGGCTGCTCGATGCGCAGCCGGTCGAGCGGGAGGAACGGGAACCACAGTGCCAGGTAGCGGCGTGTCCGCGCTGTCACTTCTCCGGTCATGGCGTTCATCGCATTCTTCTCCAAAGACGCCCCGTTCGCTGTTCCACACAAGACGCCACGTCATGCCGTCGGGTCCCGACCGACGGCGCAGCAGGCTAAGATCAAAGGCAGTCATGCCCGGCGCATTACCGGGCAACGGAACCGAAGGCGCTGCCGTCACCCGCCAGCGCGTGTCGGCAGCGCTGGGCACTGGATCGCCCCCGATACGCAACAAAAAGGCTGTGACGCCCGATGCTTCCGCCGCGAGCGCCAGGCGGCGGCTGGCGGTCAGGTCCATAAGCGGCGTGCGCCCGCGTAGTTCGATCACGAGCGCGCCAAGGGCGGGGCAACGCAGCGCATCAACCGCAGCCCGCAGCAGCAGCGCGTCATCCTTCATGACCCCGATCAGCAAATGGGCAGGATCAATTCCCAGCGCGGCAAGGCCGGGACCATAGGGCTGCCCGGCTGCTCCATTTATAGGGCGCAGCCAGAACATAGGGGACTGCCCTGCTGCGAGATGAGCAAGAATCAGGGAAAGCCCGGCAGCAGCGCCTTCGTCTTCGTTTCTTCCGAACAGTTCGTGCACGCGACCCTGGGCCAAGCCGCCCTGTAATGTCTGATCCAGGGGCGCATGCCCGGTCGCGATCCGCGCACCGGCTTTGGCGGCCGGAATCCCTTCCAGCGATGCGATGTGCCGCCTGAGGGCTGCAAGCGTGTTCACCGACTCGATCATATAGATGTTCTCTATATGTTCTTTTCGACGGTAAGACGACTCCTGTCAATGAAGTTGGTGACGGTCTGCAAAGGAGATGTCTGTGTCACCTTCGTTACAAATTCGGCTATCATCCAGAAAGGTTCTACGCGCCCGCAATCCGCCAAGCTAATTTGCATCATATGGACACGCCCCTGATCGCTTCGCTCGTACAGGCTCCTTCCCTCCTGGCTCGCCGGATTTCCTCTGCGCGCAGCCTAAGCCTTGTATCGAACGCAGCGGCGGCCCTTCTAGCCTCTTATCCGAAATCGGGCCGGACATGGCTAAGGTTTATTCTGTCACAATATTTCCTCGCATCGCGTCAATATGCGCCGATCACGACACAGAGCATGTTCACCTTCGCCCCGAATTTCGATCTGGATCCTATACGCGGGATACCCGCCTTCGTCCGCAGATCGGAAGAAGCCTCTTTCCCCTTAGTCCCTTCCACTCATCTTCGCTTCAAGCCGACCCTACCCAGCCGACTTCCCGTCATGTTCCTGATCCGTGATCCACGAGCAGTGCTCATTTCCGACTATCATCACGTAACACGGCACAAGCTGTCCTTCCGCGGCAGCATTGATGATTTCCTCATCAATGAAGACAGAGGCCTACCCCACTACATCAAATATATGAACAGCTGGGCCATTGGCCTCGCACGCCATGATCATCACATCATATACTATGAGGACTTGCTGGCTGATACGGAATCCGAAGTAGAAAGAATGCTCGAATTCCTTGATGATCCGGTCAACTTTAAAGCTCTACAATATGCTGTGGAAAGTTCATCCTTTGAAAAATTAAAGGCATTGGAACTTGCGCAAGGCATTCCTGGCCACGATTATGACCGATCAGACGCAGATGCCTTGCGGATAAGAAAGGGGCAATCGGACAGCTTCCGTGAAGAACTGACCATTGATCAACAAAAATTCATAGAGGATAGCTGCAAATCCCAGTTGGACAGGCGCATGCTGGCGAGGCTGGAGCGATACGGCTTTCTGGACATCCACCCATCCCCTGCTGCCGGGCAGACCAGGACCCCGAAATCCCCAGCGCCGAAGGAAGCGGCGCATGATTTTACGACCAATCGCCGCCTGGCGAATCTCGGCGTTCAGTTGCTGAGCGAAGTCATGGTCATCATCGGCCTTGCCGCCATGGTCGTCGCCCCACCCATATTGGTGATAGAGGTAGGTGAATGGTTGTTCCGGCGCGAATGGGACGGCCACTCCCTGGAGGATGGCCTTGCCCTATTCGGGATCGACCGGCTCGGGCCCGTGGAGACGCCGACCGAGCAATTCCTGGACGTTCTCCTGGCGCTACCACTGACCATTACCCTGTTTCTCTACGGCCTGTTCACGCTTCTGGCCGGAGTGCATTTTGGAGACTGGGGGCTGCAGGGAGTGAGACTCAAGAAAAAACTTGCCGTTCGGCAGAGCAGGAAGTCCCGCAAGATCATGCCCAAGTCGCCGTCTTCCGATCCTGAACCGGCATGAATTGTGCGCCATACCGATCAGTAGCAGTACGGTAAAAGGCCCACCCCGCATTGAAGCGTGGGCGGGCCTTTTCAGTGCTTGAAACGAGAGGCGGGCAGAACTGCGTAACCGTCCTGCAGCTGATCCGGCCGCAGGCGCTTGCCACGCTTATTCGCCGTCATCCTCCGCTTCGGGTCCGGTCATCATCGCTTCGGCGACCTCTTCGGTCTTGCCGCGGATCACCTTTTCCAGGCGCTCCGCCATTTCGGGATGTTCCTTGAGGAAGGTTTTGGCGTTCTCACGCCCCTGACCAATGCGGACAGAGTCATAGGAGAACCAGGCACCTGACTTTTCGACCACGCCGGCCTTGACGCCCAGGTCGAGAATCTCGCCGATCTTCGAGATGCCCTCGCCATACATGATGTCGAATTCGACCTGCTTGAACGGCGGCGCGACCTTGTTCTTCACCACCTTCACACGGGTCGCATTGCCCACGATATCGTCACGGTCCTTGATCTGACCGGTGCGGCGAATGTCGAGACGCACCGAGGCGTAAAATTTAAGCGCATTGCCGCCGGTCGTCGTTTCCGGATTACCGTACATGACGCCGATCTTCATGCGGACCTGATTGATGAAGATCACCAGGCACTTTGAGCGCGAGATGGAGCCGGTGAGCTTGCGCAGCGCCTGGCTCATCAGGCGCGCCTGCAGGCCGACATGGCTGTCGCCCATCTCGCCTTCGATTTCGGCACGGGGCACAAGCGCGGCGACCGAATCGATCACCAGCACGTCGATGGCATTTGACCGGACCAACGTATCGACAATTTCGAGCGCCTGCTCGCCTGTATCGGGCTGAGACACGATCAACTCGTCGATATCAACGCCCAGCTTCTTGGCGTAGCCCGGATCGAGCGCATGTTCCGCATCGACAAAGGCCGCGACACCGCCTGTCTTCTGCGCCTCGGCAATGGCGTGAAGCGCAAGGGTAGTCTTGCCCGAGCTTTCCGGGCCATAGATCTCGATAATACGGCCGCGCGGCAAGCCGCCGATGCCCAACGCAATATCCAACCCGAGCGATCCAGTGGAGACCGCCTCAATCTCGATTTTTTCTCGGCTGCCCAGTTTCATTGCCGAGCCCTTGCCAAAAGCACGATCAATCTGGGAAAGGGCCGCTTCCAATGCTTTTTGTCTGTCCATTGTCCCTGTCTTCTTGGAATCGATGAGTGAGAGCATTGCTGTCATCGGCCTATCCCCTGTCAAGCGGAAGCGCCGATTCAGTGGCGCCTTGGCCACTACGTATCCCCTTTGTTCTCATAGAACAAGGGGGGAACGGAATTTTCCTATTTTAAGCAGACAGAACCTTGGTCAGGGCCCGCTCAACCGCCCCGATCGTATAGGGTTTTGCCAATGTCGGACGGCTCGAATGGCTGGATGGTACATCATCGGCCATGCCACCGGTCGCAAAGACAAACGGGATGCCGCTGTCGGCCAGAATGTCAGCCACCGGCCAGCTCTTTTCGCCCTGGAGATTGCAATCGACCAGCGCCGCGTCAAAACCACCCTTGCGCGCCTGGTCACACGCTTCCTCAACAGATACGGCGATGGCGTGCAGGCGATAACCCAATGTATCGAGATAATCTTCCAGCATCATGCCGATCATCGCTTCATCCTCGACCACCAGGATGG is a window of Sphingobium sp. MI1205 DNA encoding:
- a CDS encoding Y-family DNA polymerase codes for the protein MNAMTGEVTARTRRYLALWFPFLPLDRLRIEQPDLWAAQGQDAPAVIVETVRGAMRLVALDADALAIGLSAGMTLADARVREPGLRIFEADPHADQDWLERLCDGCARYTPIAALDPPQGLLLDISGCAHLWNGEEALAREAVERLERHGMCVRHALAGTAEGAHALVRFASVPAADEDAALRRLPVEALGLEEESAVGLRRAGLRTVGDLAARPAATLGARFGEEAVDALHRLLGLDHRPLAPRRPRPAVRIERRFAEPMGSTAYALQSLEKMAAEAGERLGERGEGGRRFEIMFFRTDGLAFPLRVETSLPVRDAPSIMRLVQERIDSLSDPLDPGFGFDMLRLTVPRTEAMAATQLALEGGEARREEAIAALIDRLSVRAGRGRIQRLEPRDSHIPEQAQLALPAVESRSPSSWQRQSEPGDPPMRPIHLFDPPQPIEVVAEVPDGPPHHFRWRRAAHEVTRYEGPERIAPEWWKAKDGALEGESAGMTRDYYRIEDARGRRYWIFRHGFYGVEARHPRWYIHGLFA
- a CDS encoding ImuA family protein, yielding MIESVNTLAALRRHIASLEGIPAAKAGARIATGHAPLDQTLQGGLAQGRVHELFGRNEDEGAAAGLSLILAHLAAGQSPMFWLRPINGAAGQPYGPGLAALGIDPAHLLIGVMKDDALLLRAAVDALRCPALGALVIELRGRTPLMDLTASRRLALAAEASGVTAFLLRIGGDPVPSAADTRWRVTAAPSVPLPGNAPGMTAFDLSLLRRRSGPDGMTWRLVWNSERGVFGEECDERHDRRSDSADTPLPGTVVPVPPARPAAHRAA
- a CDS encoding sulfotransferase domain-containing protein, with the translated sequence MDTPLIASLVQAPSLLARRISSARSLSLVSNAAAALLASYPKSGRTWLRFILSQYFLASRQYAPITTQSMFTFAPNFDLDPIRGIPAFVRRSEEASFPLVPSTHLRFKPTLPSRLPVMFLIRDPRAVLISDYHHVTRHKLSFRGSIDDFLINEDRGLPHYIKYMNSWAIGLARHDHHIIYYEDLLADTESEVERMLEFLDDPVNFKALQYAVESSSFEKLKALELAQGIPGHDYDRSDADALRIRKGQSDSFREELTIDQQKFIEDSCKSQLDRRMLARLERYGFLDIHPSPAAGQTRTPKSPAPKEAAHDFTTNRRLANLGVQLLSEVMVIIGLAAMVVAPPILVIEVGEWLFRREWDGHSLEDGLALFGIDRLGPVETPTEQFLDVLLALPLTITLFLYGLFTLLAGVHFGDWGLQGVRLKKKLAVRQSRKSRKIMPKSPSSDPEPA
- the recA gene encoding recombinase RecA, producing MTAMLSLIDSKKTGTMDRQKALEAALSQIDRAFGKGSAMKLGSREKIEIEAVSTGSLGLDIALGIGGLPRGRIIEIYGPESSGKTTLALHAIAEAQKTGGVAAFVDAEHALDPGYAKKLGVDIDELIVSQPDTGEQALEIVDTLVRSNAIDVLVIDSVAALVPRAEIEGEMGDSHVGLQARLMSQALRKLTGSISRSKCLVIFINQVRMKIGVMYGNPETTTGGNALKFYASVRLDIRRTGQIKDRDDIVGNATRVKVVKNKVAPPFKQVEFDIMYGEGISKIGEILDLGVKAGVVEKSGAWFSYDSVRIGQGRENAKTFLKEHPEMAERLEKVIRGKTEEVAEAMMTGPEAEDDGE
- a CDS encoding response regulator; this translates as MSDSKAILVVEDEAMIGMMLEDYLDTLGYRLHAIAVSVEEACDQARKGGFDAALVDCNLQGEKSWPVADILADSGIPFVFATGGMADDVPSSHSSRPTLAKPYTIGAVERALTKVLSA